The stretch of DNA cagaatggatttagattcaacttgaaacaaatgatctctaaatcaacgatagtcctacgtcacccttgcggttataccatagatataacccacttcctgttttttctgctTCATTCTGTTTCAATTGTCGTTTAAtttagcctcctcaaaacaaaacTTTTGATTTCGGTCTGTGAGACTAAGACTGTATTGTATCTATAACAACAAAATAGAGCTAACATTAATAAGTAATGTTATGTAATGTAGTAATGtagttcaaaaaattaaaataacaatacttcattgaAACTCGCATTCACAGTCTTCAAAGgcgaagttttcttcaaaaatttagtttttattgattttcgtaACCTTATGCTGgatgtttccagcattttcaaAGTCATTGAACAAATGATATTCCTGGAGAAAACATTGTTTAAGTTGTTCCTCGTGACATTTTTTGCTTTGTTACATGTTATGATCGAACCACTGGATGTGTTCATATAAAACAGCTAACAACCTGAGAGAGCGGGTAGCTACACTGAAATTCACTTGCTAGCATCTTTTCTGGAGCAGGCAGAGATGGAACTCAGTACAATCTCAATGTAGAGTTATACCTGGTAGTGTTTTCTGGATTGCCAGACTTCAACATGCAGCTGTTCCTGCTAGCTAGGTAGCTTTGGTAGGTATGTTTTCCCAATGTGTACCCACTACGAGGTAGATTTAAGGCTTCTGCAGTGCTGACAGCTATAAAAAACGGATGATCTCGGTACATAcattcattctcattctcacatTCAAGCTCACGATTCTCTCGTAACTTAAGTGCATTAATTCGTATATTCGGTTGTGATCATGGCTCAAAACTATATCAATCAGCTCCCGGTGGAGGCATTCTATTTAATCTTCGATAAGTTAAAAATCAGAGATCAGTTTTCTGCCATGCGTACTTGTAAACTATGGTACGATATTCTGAGTAGCAATCGGTACATTCGGAAGCATCAGTTCAACATCTCCGTAGCCAACCTTTGCAGTGACGTTGATATACAGGTTTCTGACAGGATGAAACGCTACCCCGCGTACACGATTTCGGATGCGTTGGTTCCAGCCGAGCGACAAACCTGCTTTTTGGAAGCGCTACAAAAGTTCCTATCCCACGAGGAGGTGATGTTCAACGTTGAGGATCTGAATTTCGAAATGTGCCATTTCTCGCTAGATGATGTGTTTGGAAGCTTGCAGTGCTGGAACTTCCCGAACCTGAGGAAAATTAGCTACAGTGCTTCAGTAAGAGTTAACCGCGTTGAAATTTCCCACAGCCTTGTAAAGGCACCGAATTTGACAAAGCTACAGTTGGAAGACATGGGCCTGACGATAAGCCCATTCCTGCAGATGTTTAGCACCCAGATCGAGGAGCTTGATGTGAAGTTCCAGGACCAACAATTGTTGTTCAGTATAATTGGGTCCGGCACATTTACAAATCTACACAGCCTGACGCTCAGTACTGCGAGTGGTTTCCATTTTGCTAGACCTTACGGACCCTACGATTCTCACGACAGATATCTTCAAATCTTCGCTcaattgaaatatttgaaaatatgtgacgACGATAGCTCGTTCTGTGCAACTTACAAAGATATTTTCCAAGTCGCTAAAAATTTAGAGACATTGATAGTCCACGGAACCGCCATGCGTGATGACTCCTTCAACGCAATAGGTGATCTCAAAAAGCTAAAGGAGCTATGCTTGCGTGTTGACATACACAGCCACAGGTCGGTTAACAAGTTATCGCTGCCACTACTTGAAAAGATGTCAACATACGTTGATTCATTTGTGCCGTTTGAAAGTGCCCCGAAACTGAAACGGTTGTGCATTGAGAACGAATACATTTTCAAAGTGAGTGCAAGATCGGTTGCCGCGAACTCAAATCTAATAAGATATTTGCGTATCATTAATCAACAATTGGAGGAATTGCATCTTAAGGAGATGGTTTTGGAAAATCCTCTAATCAATCAGATTTGCGCATTGAAGAAGTTAACAACGCTGAAGCTGACCGCGGTCAATGTGGTGAGTAATTTTACATTACAtaaaaaactgtgttttctgattctattttcattctatttttacAAACAGAAAGAGGCGCCAATCTACAGAATTCTATCCGAACTGCCGCAGCTTGAATACTGCCGCTTCAGGGACTGTAATGTGGAGACGAGAGTTTCGTTTGACAATGTATTTGGCCGTGCGCGTGAGGAGAATGCCGAGGACAAAGAGAATATGGACTTGTTCAAGAAGTTGGAGCTTATGTACCCACATTGTCTCATTGAAAGCGATACGTTTGACCTCAGCAGAGACATTCCAGATCTATTCTGCGCTATAACGGGCCTGCGACCCGAGCTCAGTTCTGTGGAAAATTTCTCCTCGCGATCAAACATAAGTGATATTTTGAGATCGTTTTGATAATATGTATCAAAAAACCGTAGTGGAGTATAGGAGAAAAGAGATGATCATAAGTGAAATTAATACATTGATGTAAATATTTATTCGTAAGCGACAAAgtttataaattaaataaaccACACAAAAAAGACAGAACTGTgcatgaaatattgaaaaattcaattgaaaatatCGTCCTGGACGATGGTattttaaaactcatttttgaaCGTCACTTCACAATGATTGCATTGTTATAGATTGTTAGTGATTGTGATTGGGAGTGAGCTGATGACCATACTGTGCATTTCCAATCACAGACTTGATTGCGGTGGCAcagtattttcttttttttaacacCCTCCGCTATCCCCCACACCAAAGAGCTCGAATGAGCCTCCTGGTAGTGGACACAACTATCTCAGCTCGAACTGTGCAGCAAAAAACTAatatgtaacaaaaaaaaaatctaatctatatctatcttatatataaaattctcgtgttcgtggtcgaactcttctgaaacggctcgaccaattttaatgaaatcatactcaaaaaacttggtaggcatgagaataggtcgtaaactatatatgatacagcTAGGATAGCGATCACTGTATATTTAATACCAACTTGGGTGAGCCtatggaataatttttttctgaattttttttttgtattttttgcataaatttggttTGAAAATCGTTTGGTttatataaccaattttcacccctatctcctatttttaatcacgatatttgtattttttatacaaACAATATCAAAAACAGgacgattttttttacattgttgAAAGCCAGATGCcacttcgtcctcttcatcAAGCTTTCACCCCATACATACGCAACTAACCTCAATTCGACTAAAGCTAGGTgcatcgccggcgagctggaaacctttttggatgagcacaatgaattattgaaattattctgaACCCACACATGCTCGGAATGCGAAGTAACAGTCTCGCTATTGtagtcaatcctgataaaataaAACGGCTGGAGGACACGTGTGTAGATCTAATGCGCTACAGTTACTTCAATCATTATAAACATCATTACTccttttgaattaatattttcaaacatgaGGTTGGAAGAGACGAATCAAACAAGAGAGTGCGATTAttatgtgtgtcgtttgatgaattgaCGCAGTCAGGACAATGTCTTGAGGTGTGCCAATAATCTAGCAAAATCTAGCCCTCCTTCAGCAAAATCCAGCCCTTCTTCAGCCGAAAGATCCGCCATCTctctcaatggtgtgatccaccaaggACTCTACGGAAAAAATTAAGATAGTCCCTAATTTGTGTTCTTTAATAGGAAACCACATTCACAAATTGTTTCTGATAATGATTTAATATTATGAATAAAGTTTTGGCGGAAATTCAAAGAGATTTATAGAAGAAATTTTAAGTTAGgactgtcttctaagtattcaaacaacttagagtaatgattttcaatcaaattttagcaatttagaaTTGCTTTCGAGCCTGCTGATCTGATCGAGAGTATATTAACAAATTGCGAATATGAAAACGTattaattattttgatgtttattttgcgCCAAGTCAAGATTGCCACATTTTATAGCACGAATGAATTGAGGTCGATCGGATTCCAGAATGCAAAAGACGAATCGTTCGATCCGATCCAGATTCAAAGCAATCGTATTCCAAAATATTGgtgactgttcgatattgttaccacaaacatggttcataGCCTACGTGGTGATCTAAATCTTG from Toxorhynchites rutilus septentrionalis strain SRP chromosome 3, ASM2978413v1, whole genome shotgun sequence encodes:
- the LOC129779972 gene encoding uncharacterized protein LOC129779972, with protein sequence MAQNYINQLPVEAFYLIFDKLKIRDQFSAMRTCKLWYDILSSNRYIRKHQFNISVANLCSDVDIQVSDRMKRYPAYTISDALVPAERQTCFLEALQKFLSHEEVMFNVEDLNFEMCHFSLDDVFGSLQCWNFPNLRKISYSASVRVNRVEISHSLVKAPNLTKLQLEDMGLTISPFLQMFSTQIEELDVKFQDQQLLFSIIGSGTFTNLHSLTLSTASGFHFARPYGPYDSHDRYLQIFAQLKYLKICDDDSSFCATYKDIFQVAKNLETLIVHGTAMRDDSFNAIGDLKKLKELCLRVDIHSHRSVNKLSLPLLEKMSTYVDSFVPFESAPKLKRLCIENEYIFKVSARSVAANSNLIRYLRIINQQLEELHLKEMVLENPLINQICALKKLTTLKLTAVNVKEAPIYRILSELPQLEYCRFRDCNVETRVSFDNVFGRAREENAEDKENMDLFKKLELMYPHCLIESDTFDLSRDIPDLFCAITGLRPELSSVENFSSRSNISDILRSF